One window of the Oncorhynchus keta strain PuntledgeMale-10-30-2019 chromosome 31, Oket_V2, whole genome shotgun sequence genome contains the following:
- the LOC118364297 gene encoding serine/arginine-rich splicing factor 10-like isoform X1 has protein sequence MARYMRPPNPSLFIRNISDESRPEELRREFGRYGPIVDVYIPLDFSTRRPRGFAYIQFEDVRDAEDALHNLDHKWVCGRQIEIQFAQGDRKTPNQMKTKESSPRRGSRSSSFSRYDDYERGDGRRRRSRSRSYERRRSRSPSCDRRPRRSESPRDSRSYGRHRRSRSHENDRYRGPPREHHRMHQAPPSRNRSASRSPSPPRSRPKDTKSQSKSPSPVKDFHPSTGSQKQACRRSYSRSVSRSRSRS, from the exons ATGGCTAGGTACATGAGGCCCCCTAACCCATCACTCTTCATTAGAAACATCTCCGACGAATCCAG GCCAGAGGAACTACGCCGTGAATTTGGTCGTTATGGGCCTATTGTAGATGTCTACATTCCACTTGACTTCTCTACACGGCGACCAAGAGGATTTGCTTACATTCAAT TCGAGGACGTGCGAGATGCAGAGGATGCCCTCCACAACCTGGACCACAAGTGGGTGTGTGGTCGACAGATCGAGATCCAGTTTGCACAGGGTGACCGAAAAA CTCCCAACCAGATGAAGACTAAGGAGAGCTCTCCCCGCAGAGGGTCCCGCAGCAGCTCCTTCTCCCGCTACGACGACTACGAACGCGGCGATGGCCGACGCAGACGCTCTCGCAGTCGCAGCTACGAAAGGCGCCGGTCGCGTAGCCCTTCGTGCGACCGCCGTCCTCGGAGGTCAGAGAGCCCTAGAGA CTCTCGATCATATGGCAGGCACAGGCGAAGCAGAAGCCATGAAAATGACag GTACAGAGGCCCTCCACGTGAACACCACAGGATGCACCAAGCACCCCCGTCTCGTAACCGCTCTGCAtcccgctccccctctcctcccagatCCAGGCCCAAAGACACAAAGTCTCAGTCCAAATCCCCCAGCCCTGTTAAGGACTTCCACCCCTCTACTGGCTCCCAGAAACAGGCCTGTCGACGCTCCTACTCCAGATCTGTGTCCCGATCTCGCTCCAGATCCTAG
- the LOC118364297 gene encoding serine/arginine-rich splicing factor 10-like isoform X2: MKTCRPEELRREFGRYGPIVDVYIPLDFSTRRPRGFAYIQFEDVRDAEDALHNLDHKWVCGRQIEIQFAQGDRKTPNQMKTKESSPRRGSRSSSFSRYDDYERGDGRRRRSRSRSYERRRSRSPSCDRRPRRSESPRDSRSYGRHRRSRSHENDRYRGPPREHHRMHQAPPSRNRSASRSPSPPRSRPKDTKSQSKSPSPVKDFHPSTGSQKQACRRSYSRSVSRSRSRS, translated from the exons ATGAAAACTTGTAG GCCAGAGGAACTACGCCGTGAATTTGGTCGTTATGGGCCTATTGTAGATGTCTACATTCCACTTGACTTCTCTACACGGCGACCAAGAGGATTTGCTTACATTCAAT TCGAGGACGTGCGAGATGCAGAGGATGCCCTCCACAACCTGGACCACAAGTGGGTGTGTGGTCGACAGATCGAGATCCAGTTTGCACAGGGTGACCGAAAAA CTCCCAACCAGATGAAGACTAAGGAGAGCTCTCCCCGCAGAGGGTCCCGCAGCAGCTCCTTCTCCCGCTACGACGACTACGAACGCGGCGATGGCCGACGCAGACGCTCTCGCAGTCGCAGCTACGAAAGGCGCCGGTCGCGTAGCCCTTCGTGCGACCGCCGTCCTCGGAGGTCAGAGAGCCCTAGAGA CTCTCGATCATATGGCAGGCACAGGCGAAGCAGAAGCCATGAAAATGACag GTACAGAGGCCCTCCACGTGAACACCACAGGATGCACCAAGCACCCCCGTCTCGTAACCGCTCTGCAtcccgctccccctctcctcccagatCCAGGCCCAAAGACACAAAGTCTCAGTCCAAATCCCCCAGCCCTGTTAAGGACTTCCACCCCTCTACTGGCTCCCAGAAACAGGCCTGTCGACGCTCCTACTCCAGATCTGTGTCCCGATCTCGCTCCAGATCCTAG
- the LOC118364300 gene encoding fatty acid-binding protein 10-A, liver basic-like translates to MAFSGTWQVYAQENYEEFLRAISLPEDVIKLAKDIKPITEIQQNGNDFVITSKTPGKSVTNSFTIGKEADITTMDGKKLKCTVRLEGGKLMCNTDKFSSVQELKGGEMVETLTVDSTSLIRRSKKL, encoded by the exons aTGGCCTTCAGTGGAACGTGGCAGGTGTATGCGCAGGAGAACTACGAGGAGTTTCTCAGGGCCATCT CCCTCCCAGAAGATGTTATCAAGCTGGCCAAAGACATCAAGCCCATCACTGAGATCCAGCAGAACGGCAATGACTTTGTCATCACCTCCAAAACCCCTGGCAAGTCCGTCACCAACTCCTTCACCATCGGCAAAGAGGCCGACATCACCACCATGGATGGCAAAAAGCTCAAG TGCACTGTCAGACTGGAGGGAGGAAAGCTGATGTGCAACACAGATAAATTCTCCAGTGTCCAGGAGCTCAAGGGAGGAGAGATGGTTGAG ACGCTGACAGTGGACTCTACGTCACTCATCAGGAGGAGCAAAAAGTTGTGA
- the LOC127906066 gene encoding myomesin-3-like, whose product MENKSVCLTWFADGEPASEMFWLRNDKGIVSGGQFNIANENKRSTMTLNSVTSEESGNYSIFVRNVTVSVYKHGEKPPRTMQWRCKKGGKEGVLVLLH is encoded by the exons ATGGAGAATAAA tctGTGTGCTTGACCTGGTTCGCTGACGGTGAACCTGCCTCAGAGATGTTCTGGCTGAGGAACGACAAAGGCATTGTCTCAGGGGGCCAGTTCAACATCGCCAACGAGAACAAGCGCAGCACTATGACCCTCAACAGTGTGACTAGCGAGGAATCAGGCAACTACAGCATATTTGTGCGCAACGTGACGGTGAGCGTGTACAAGCATGGCGAGAAGCCCCCGCGCACGATGCAGTGGAGATGTAAGAAAGGGGGGAAGGAAGGAGTGTTGGTTTTGTTGCACTAA